The Couchioplanes caeruleus nucleotide sequence GCAGCTCCGCCGGCACCTCGATGCGCCCGTCCCAGCCGGGCGCGTTCCAGTGCGCGACCGACCGCACGACCTGGGCCGCCTCGTCGACCAGCCACAGCTCGGCGTGGGTCCAGCCCAGCGTGCTGACCACGGCCTCGAGCACCCGCGGGCCGGCGGCCGCCACGTCGGCGGCCCCGGACAGCGCCGTGATCACGCTCAGCTCGCAGGTGCGGAACCGTTCGGCCCGCTTGCGCCGGGTGACGTCCTGCACGGCCTGGACCGCGCCGAGCGTACGCCCGTCCGGCCCGCTGATCGGTGTCGCGTCGACGACGTAGTACCGGGTCCGCCGGCCCTGCCCCGACAGCACCAGCTCGTGATCGCGCAGATGCTCGCCCCGCAACGCGCGGAGCAACGAGATGCTCTCCGGCGTGATCGGCTTGCCCTCCGCGTCGCTGAGCCCGGCGATGGTGCCGTCCGGGCCGGGCTCGGAGGAGAGCCCCGCGCCGTCCCTCAGTTGCTGCATCCGGGCGTTGACCAGCACGACCCGCCCGTCGGCGTCGCACGCGGTGACCCCGTCGTGCAGGTTGTCGAGCACGGCGTCGAGGAACCGCCGCTGCTTGTCCACCTCGTGCCGGGCGAGCTGCTCGGTGATCAGCAGCGTCCCGACCTGCGCGGCCTCCGCGACGGCGGCGTACTCGTCGGCGGTCCACTCCCGCGGCTCCACGTCGAACGCGCAGCACACCCCGAGCACAACGCCGTGCTCGTCCCGGATCGGATGCCCCAGGTAGCCCCCGATGAGGCGGTGCACCCGGACGGGCGAGGTGGGCGGCACCCGCTCGTCGGTGGCGACGTCCTCGATGACCAGGGGCTGCCCGGTGGTCACGACGATGCCGCCGAGCGTGTCGACGACGGGGATGTCGCGGAAGTCCTCGCGCTGCAGCTCCAGCCGGAAGCCGCCGTACAGCCGGAGCCGGTCGCCGTCGACGAAGTGCACCAGACCGCTGTGCGCGCGGACCGAGCGGGCGATCAGGGCGGCGAGGTGGTCGGCGGCGCCGAGCGCCAGGACGCCGTGGCCCGGGCCGGAGGCGCTAATCGCTGTGGTGTTCCGGGCCGGTGCGTCGCCGGGTGCGGACGTGCGGCTCGGCTCGTCCCGGTCCGCGGTCGGCCCGGACGGCGGCTCGCTCTCCGTGCCGCCCGGACGCCCGAGGCGGTCCGGCCCGTCCTGGCGCTCAAGGCCAAGATCACTTCGTGGCATGCGCGGACCTCCGCCTTCAGCGTACGGGGGCGAAAGCGATAAAACCGGCGAACTCGCTCAGCGCCGGCGGTACACGAGATCGACGATCTCCCGCCCGGCCCGTACGCCCCGATCCTCGAACTTCGTCCGCGGCCGGTGCCCGGGCCGGGGCGCGTACCCGCCGTACGCGTTGACCAGGCCGGGATCGCCGTCGAGCGTCTCCCGCATCGCCTCGGCGTACTGCGGCCAGTCGGTCGCGCAATGCAGCGTGCCGCCGGGCCGGAGCCGCTCGCGCAGCAGCGCGACGTTCCCCGGCGAGATCAGCCGGCGCTTGTGGTGGCGCGCCTTGGGCCACGGATCGGGAAAGAAGCTGTGCACGGCGTCCAGGCTGCCCGCCGGCAACCGCCGGACCAGCTCCATCGCGTCGCCGTGCGCGACGCGGACGTTCGTCAGGTCCCGCTCGGCGACCAGCGCCAGCAGGTTCCCGATCCCCGGCGTGTGCACCTCGACCCCGAGATAATCGCGTCCGGGATCGGCGGCGGCCATCTCCGCGGTCGACTCACCCATCCCGAAACCGATTTCGAGTACGCGCGGAGCGTCGCGGCCGAAGAGCTCCGCGAGGTCGAGCGGGCTGCGGTCCCCGTCGACGACGGTCAGGCCCAGCCGGTGCCACTGCTCCGCGAAGGCGTCCGCGTGCCGGTTGCTCATCCGGCCCCGGCGCGGGTGAAACGTCCGGATCGGCCGCTCGGCCGTCTCGCTCATCGGGTCGCTCGGGAGCCGGGTCATGCCGTTGGTCGTGTCGCTCGGGGGCCGCGTCATGCCGTTGGTCGTGTCGCTCGGGGGCCGCGTCGTGTCGTTCATCAGGCGCCCAGAATAGGCGCGCCGGCCCGGGAACCCCGGACCGGCCGCCTGCACCGCGTGCTTATCGCTTGGGCTGGACGCTGGGCTGCGAGCCCTGGTGGAACGGCGTGCGCGCGCCGGTGGACAGGTTGACCACCATCACCCACGAGCCGCTCTTGTAGGTTCCGCTCACCACGGCGCGGGTGCTGTCCACGTACGCGAGCTCCCGGTCCTGGGCCGCGCCGACCGTACGCTTCGCGCCCGTCGCGGTGTCGTACTCCTCGACGTGCACGGGCTGGTCGTCCGCCGCGGTCTCGCCCTTCTGGTACGCCGTCCACGCCAGCTTCGCCCCGTCCGCGCGCCAGCAGGGGACGACCGCGAACCCGGAGTTCTGCCGGCTGCCGCCCCCGTACGCCGCGACGGTCTTCTCGCCGCCGGTCGCCACGGTGCCCACGCTCAGGCAGGCGTCGTAGATCGACTCGCAGTCCCCGCCGCGGAACGCGACCTTGCTCCCGTCGGGCGACCATGCCACGGCGTCGTCGTACCGGAGCCGCTCGCTCAGCGACCCCGTCGCGGCGGCCGTCGCGGCCGGCTCGGCGGGCAGCTCCTCATCGCGGCAGTAGCTCGGGAACAGCACCTGCGGCTGCGCGCCGGCCACCGTCGCCGAGATCCGGTACACCCCCGGGCCGCCGGAGCACGACAGCGAGGCGAACGCGATCCACGAGCCGTCCGCCGACCACGACGGCCCGGCCGCGGCCCGCGTGGTGAGCCGCCGCTTCGCGCTCCCGTCGGCCTTCATGGTCCACAACTGACCGTTCCGCAGCAGGGCGATCGACCGCCCGTCCGCCGACCACCGCGGCCGCGACCATCCACCCCCGGTGGTCACCCGCGTCTCGGCGGCGCCCTTGCTGACGTACACATCCCCGCTGCGCACGTACGCGACGAGGCTCGGCATGCTCGGCACGGCAGCGGCGGCGGGCGCGGGCGCCGCGATCGAGACCCCGGCGATCCCCGCCGCCGCCACCATCAGATTTCCGGTTACCCGCCCGAACACCGACATGCCCAACGCCCCCCGACGCCTTGCTTCCTGCTGACACCGGAGACATCGTCGCAACCGCGCTGCACCTAAGAAGTTCCCACTCCGAAACCGAAACAATTCCGGACCGTTCGGACGATCCACCATCCGCCGGTGGACGAACCCGGTACGCACAACCCACCCGCAACCGCCCCGCAACCGGAAGGGGCCCGCACGGTGCAGGGCCGATGGCGGTATCGGTGAGGATGCGGCGTTGATACCGGGCCGCGGAGCGCGGGGAGTGCGGACCGGACGGCCGGCGCGCCTGGCTCGTCGACCCGGCGGTGCGGGCCGGGTGCTGCGGGATATGCGGTACGTGAGTGCCGCGGCCGGCAGCGCGCATGGTGGGCACCGGGAGACCGATCCGGCCGCCGGCCCGGCCTGCAACCGGCCGGTCGGGCTGCAGCCAGGCTGACCCATATCGGGCTCGGCTCGGCTCGGGCCGGGAGGGGCTCGGCCCGGGTTCGGGTCGGATTCGGGCCGGGGCCGGGGCCGGGGCCGGGGTTGGGTCGGGGCTGGGTCGGGTCAGGCCGGGTCAGGCCCGGGCCGGGTCAGGCTGGGCCGGGTCAGGCTGGGCCGGGTCAGGCCGAGTCAGGCCGGGTCGGACCGGTGCGGGCCGTGGCGGGCAGGTGGCGCGGCGAGCGGTGGGGCCGACGGGCTCGGCGCGGCGGTGGCCGGTGGGGGGCCGACGGGCCAGGCGGGGCGGTGGACCGCGCGGAAGCGGCTCGAGGCGCCTGCCGGGCCGCAAGGGTTGGTGTTGCGCGCGCCCGCCCCGCCCCCGGACCTGCCGCCGGGAGCGAGGCGGACGGGCCGCGCGACCGTCAGGCTGCCGTGGCTGCCCACATCGCCGTGAAGGCTGCCGCCTCGCCGGCCAGCCAGTGCTCCACGTCGCTCGTCTTCGCCGCCGGGTCCAGGCGGTGGGTGGTGCCGCGCCGGAGGTCGACGAGGACCGGTTCGGCGTTGGGGAGGATCTGGTCCATGTGCCGGGCCATCAGGTGCAGCGTCGCGGTGACCGCTTCGGGGGTCGGCGGTTCCTCGTCGAAGTGCAGGCGGACCGCTTCGCGGCGGCCGTCGGCGTACCGGAGGCCGAAGTGGGGGTTGATCTTCACGGCGAGGGGGCCGACGGAGGCGAGGGCCTCGCGGGGCTGGGCGAGGCTGACGTGCTCGGGGTCGCCCAGCGAGTGCAGGTAGGTGAGGGCTCCCGCGCTGACCGCCTCGTAGAGCGGCTTCCAGCGGGGCTTGACCAGCTCGGTGACGGCCGTCAGGTAGGTGCCGCCGGTGCGGAACGCGACGTCCGCCTTCAGCGCCTTGACGAGCTGGCCGTGCGGGTTGAAGCCGGTGCGGCGCTCGCGCTGGCGGCGCAGGCCGCCGACGAACGTGGCCTTGGAGGGGCCGGTGCGGGCCACGTAGCGGGTGAAGCCGAGCATCGTCGCGTACGGCGGAATCGCAGGGGTCGAAGAGGGCAGAACGGGCACGGTCACGGTGATCTCCCCGCAGCTCAGCGGCTGTTTTCGTACATACATTCTAATCGACGG carries:
- a CDS encoding ATP-binding protein translates to MPRSDLGLERQDGPDRLGRPGGTESEPPSGPTADRDEPSRTSAPGDAPARNTTAISASGPGHGVLALGAADHLAALIARSVRAHSGLVHFVDGDRLRLYGGFRLELQREDFRDIPVVDTLGGIVVTTGQPLVIEDVATDERVPPTSPVRVHRLIGGYLGHPIRDEHGVVLGVCCAFDVEPREWTADEYAAVAEAAQVGTLLITEQLARHEVDKQRRFLDAVLDNLHDGVTACDADGRVVLVNARMQQLRDGAGLSSEPGPDGTIAGLSDAEGKPITPESISLLRALRGEHLRDHELVLSGQGRRTRYYVVDATPISGPDGRTLGAVQAVQDVTRRKRAERFRTCELSVITALSGAADVAAAGPRVLEAVVSTLGWTHAELWLVDEAAQVVRSVAHWNAPGWDGRIEVPAELPYGTGLAGRVWQAGKPLWIRDVGLPQSLISAATAEGSRLHAALALPVRHGLEPLGVLTVFADTVENPDDELVTLMSGIAAHIGQFVESRVVEDLQRQLTRSKNDYLALIGHELRTPLTSIGAYTELLREADAETLTRDGPAMLEVIDRNTTALRHIINELLELSALDTGHAAVQLTPLDLAEVVREALASARKAVEGEPLLIAEELPDRLVVPGDRRRLRQVVDNLLGNAIKYSPDGGRITVRLRAAGGAAELAVSDTGIGVSADEREKMFAGLYRTSRARDRAIPGTGLGLTLSRAVVHRHHGSIALSEHDGPGTTVLVRLPLEAR
- the trmB gene encoding tRNA (guanosine(46)-N7)-methyltransferase TrmB, which codes for MTRLPSDPMSETAERPIRTFHPRRGRMSNRHADAFAEQWHRLGLTVVDGDRSPLDLAELFGRDAPRVLEIGFGMGESTAEMAAADPGRDYLGVEVHTPGIGNLLALVAERDLTNVRVAHGDAMELVRRLPAGSLDAVHSFFPDPWPKARHHKRRLISPGNVALLRERLRPGGTLHCATDWPQYAEAMRETLDGDPGLVNAYGGYAPRPGHRPRTKFEDRGVRAGREIVDLVYRRR
- a CDS encoding TolB family protein — protein: MSVFGRVTGNLMVAAAGIAGVSIAAPAPAAAAVPSMPSLVAYVRSGDVYVSKGAAETRVTTGGGWSRPRWSADGRSIALLRNGQLWTMKADGSAKRRLTTRAAAGPSWSADGSWIAFASLSCSGGPGVYRISATVAGAQPQVLFPSYCRDEELPAEPAATAAATGSLSERLRYDDAVAWSPDGSKVAFRGGDCESIYDACLSVGTVATGGEKTVAAYGGGSRQNSGFAVVPCWRADGAKLAWTAYQKGETAADDQPVHVEEYDTATGAKRTVGAAQDRELAYVDSTRAVVSGTYKSGSWVMVVNLSTGARTPFHQGSQPSVQPKR